In Nerophis ophidion isolate RoL-2023_Sa linkage group LG03, RoL_Noph_v1.0, whole genome shotgun sequence, the following are encoded in one genomic region:
- the hyal4 gene encoding hyaluronidase-4 → MPTGPAGGTSLSQHVVPVTLVFSWLLLLFHAAIGQKPAKLPLIGRKPFIAAWNAPLDMCAIKYNVTANLDHVFHIHGSPRADWTGQNVTIFYANRLGNYPRYTAQGGAVHGGLPQNCSLDTHLFKAYQDIKHFIPAEDFRGLAVIDWEFWRPQWSRNWHKKDIYRRKSRELTTQAYINVTAAQVEELARRRFEKSARAFMQRTIQLGTRLRPNGLWGFYLYPDCHNYNLHEDNYTGLCPLLESMRNDELRWLWNSSTALFPSVAIRKSHTNSVGNLRFSRYRVTEALRVASLTSKDYDLPAYVYLRLGYRDEALTFLTNKDLVHTIGESAALGAAGFVIWGDLNLTSSRHNCSKVRWFVSQRLGHYITNVTRAAEACSDYLCRANGRCVRRNPRARHYLHLSADSYRIQASGDGDFAVSGWHSPEDLRLLDERFRCHCYEGHRGERCDSINELGEDDGPRDGDGDGDEEERRRTEWEDEQGGRAEGGRSAAPPSCGSGYLLLVALLFNLTLLTLDHLLAGLLTPMLTC, encoded by the exons ATGCCCACGGGGCCGGCAGGCGGGACATCCCTCTCCCAGCACGTGGTTCCGGTCACCCTCGTCTTCTCATGGCTCCTGCTGCTCTTCCACGCTGCCATTGGGCAGAAACCAGCCAAGCTGCCCCTGATCGGCCGCAAGCCCTTCATAGCGGCGTGGAACGCCCCCCTGGACATGTGCGCCATAAAGTACAACGTCACGGCCAACCTGGACCACGTCTTCCACATCCACGGTAGCCCGCGTGCCGACTGGACGGGCCAGAATGTCACCATCTTCTACGCCAACCGACTGGGCAACTACCCCCGCTACACGGCGCAGGGAGGCGCCGTGCACGGCGGCCTGCCACAGAACTGCAGCCTGGACACGCACCTGTTCAAGGCCTACCAGGACATCAAGCACTTCATCCCCGCCGAGGACTTCCGTGGCCTGGCAGTCATTGACTGGGAGTTCTGGCGGCCTCAGTGGAGCCGCAACTGGCACAAGAAGGACATCTACCGGCGGAAATCCCGTGAGCTGACCACTCAGGCGTACATCAACGTGACGGCGGCGCAGGTCGAGGAGCTGGCGAGGCGCCGCTTTGAGAAGAGCGCCCGGGCGTTCATGCAGAGGACCATTCAGCTCGGTACGCGCCTGCGCCCCAACGGCCTCTGGGGGTTCTACCTCTACCCCGACTGCCACAACTACAACCTCCATGAGGACAACTACACGGGCTTATGTCCCCTGCTGGAGAGCATGAGGAACGACGAGCTGCGGTGGCTGTGGAACAGCAGCACGGCGCTCTTCCCCTCCGTCGCCATCAGGAAGAGTCACACCAACAGCGTGGGCAACCTCCGCTTCTCCCGCTACAGGGTGACGGAGGCGCTGCGCGTGGCCTCGCTCACCTCCAAGGACTACGACCTGCCCGCGTACGTCTACCTGAGGCTGGGCTACCGCGATGAGGCGCTCACCTTCCTCACCAAC AAAGACCTGGTCCACACCATCGGGGAGAGTGCAGCACTCGGCGCCGCAGGGTTCGTCATCTGGGGCGACCTGAACCTGACGTCGTCTCGG CACAACTGCAGCAAGGTGCGCTGGTTCGTCAGCCAGCGTCTGGGTCACTACATCACCAACGTGACCAGGGCAGCCGAGGCGTGCAGCGACTACCTCTGCCGGGCCAACGGACGCTGCGTCCGCCGCAACCCACGGGCCCGACACTACCTCCACCTGAGCGCCGACAGCTACCGCATCCAGGCCTCGGGTGACGGGGACTTCGCCGTGAGCGGGTGGCACTCGCCGGAGGACTTGCGGCTCCTGGACGAGCGATTCCGCTGCCACTGCTACGAGGGCCACCGGGGCGAGCGCTGCGACAGTATCAATGAGCTCGGGGAGGACGACGGGCCGCGGGACGGAGACGGCGACGGCGACGAGGAGGAGCGGCGGCGGACAGAGTGGGAGGACGAGCAAGGGGGACGGGCGGAGGGAGGGCGGAGCGCAGCGCCACCAAGCTGCGGGAGTGGTTATCTACTCTTAGTGGCGCTCCTTTTTAATCTGACTCTACTCACACTTGACCACCTGTTGGCTGGCCTGCTAAcacccatgctaacatgctaa